The stretch of DNA TCCGGTACGAGCGCGCCCAGACCGGCAGCGCCTCCTCCAGGCCCAGCCGGTCGAAGACCCCGACGTCGATCCGGTCGCTGACCAGCTCCCGGACGCGCGCGAGCACCTCGTCCTTGCCGGCGACGTGGTTGTACAGCGCCGAGGCCTGTACGCCGAGCGCACGGGCCAGCTCGGCCATCGAGAAGTCGCCGCGCTCGTCGAGCAGCGCCAGCCCGGCCGCGGCGATGCCGTCGACGCTCAGCACCGCTGTGAGCGGGCGACCCGCCCTGCGTCGACCCGTCACGCGGAATCCGTTGCCACAAGGGTCTTCACAGTCACGAGCGGAAATACTAGTGTCCCGCGATAAAACGAACGGTCTTCATTTAAGGACGCTCCGCCATGCCAGTGCTGGTCTTCCTCAACGGGTCGCTGATCTGCGACCTCGGCTCGGACCGGGCGCCGTACACCTCCCCCGGCCCGGTGCTCGTCGTCGACGACGACCGCGTGCTCGCGCTCGGCGAGCGGGCGACCGGCGCCGTGGACCTCGCCGACCCGGACGTGCGCATCGTCGACCTCGCCGGCGGCGTGCTCGCTCCAGCGCTCGCCGACGGCCACGCCCACCTGCCGCAGGGCGGCCTGGAGTGGCTCGGCCCGCAGATCCGTGCCGCGCGGAGCGTCGCCGACATCGTCGCGGCGGTCGGCGCGTGGGCCGACGAGCATCCCGAACAGGAGTGGATCTACGGCGCGAGCTACGACGCGACGCTCGCGGCCGGTGGCCTCTTCGACGCGCGATGGCTCGACGAGGTCTGCCCGGACCGCCCGGTGGTCCTGCAGGCGTGGGACTACCACACCGTCTGGGTGAACTCCGAGGCCTTGCGGCGGGCCGGCATCGACGCGGACACCCCCGAGCCCGAGCTCGGCAGGATCGTGCGCCGCGAGGACGGCAGCCCACTGGGCATCCTGCAGGAGCCCGGCGCGGTCGACCTCGTCTCGGCGGTGGCGCCGGGCCGCTCGCACGAGGAGGTCGTCGAGGCGATCCGCCGCGCGACCCGGCACTACGCCGGCCTCGGCCTCGGCTGGGCGCAGGACGCGTGGGTCGAGCACGACGACCTCGAGGCCTACCTCGACGCCGCCCGTCGCGGCCTGCTCGCCATCCGGGTGAACCTCGCGCAGCGGGCCGACCCGCGCGGGTGGCGCGACCAGCTCGACAGCTTCGCCGAGGGACGCGACCGCGTCCGGGCGCTCGGCCATCCGCTGCTCACCGCCGACACCGTCAAGGTCTTCGTCGACGGCATCGTGGAGAACCACACCGCCGCGATGCTGGCCGAGTACGCCGACCGCCCCGGCGACCGCGGCCTGCCGAACTGGACCCGTGCCGACCTGCTGGAGACGGCGATCGCCTTCGACGCGCTCGGCTTCCAGCTGCACTTCCACGCCATCGGCGACGCCGCCAACCGGCTCGCCCTCGACGTCTTCGAGACCGTGCAGGAGCGCAACGGGCCGCGCGACCGCCGGCCCGTGATCGCTCACGCGCACGTGCTCGACCCGAGCGACGTGCCCCGGTTCGCCGCGCTCGGCGTGGTGCCGGACTTCCAGCCCCTGTGGGCCCGCTGCGACGGCGTCATGCGGGACCTGACGATGCCGCACCTGGGTGAGGAGCGCAGTCGCTGGCAGTACGCCATCCGCAGCGTGCTCGACGCGGGCGCCGCCGTCTCCTTCGGCAGCGACTGGCCGGTGACCGGCGCGGACTGGCGGGCCGGTGCTGCCACCGCCGTCGCGCGCCGCACCCCCGGCCGGCCCGAGGAGGACAGCTGGCTGCCCGAGCAGCGCATCGGCCTGGCCGAGGCGCTGGCGGCGTACACCACCGGCGTGGCCCACCAGGCCTTCGCCGAGGGACGCCGCGGCGTCCTGGCACAGGGGTACGACGCCGACCTGGTCTGGCTGGACGCGGATCCGCGTCAGGCCGACCCCGACAGCCTCGTCGACGTCCAGGTCCTGGGGACCTGGGTCGCCGGCAGGGAGCGGTTCCGGCAATGAGGCCGGGGACGACGACGCCGACTCGGCGGCCCGGGCACCATCCACCAACAGAATGGGGAACCCCATGACGGCAACAGACGCGGCCGGCGCCACCGGCCTGCGCAGAGCGCTCGGCCCCGGCGCTCTGATCCTCTTCGGCCTGACCTACCTCGCACCGGTGACGGTCTTCACGACGTACGGGATCGTCACCCAGCAGACCGACAACCACCTGCCCTCGGCCTACCTCGTGGCCCTGGTGGCGATGCTGTTCACCGCGCTGAGCTACGGCCGGATGGCGCGGCTCTACCCGGTCTCGGGATCGGCGTACACCTACTCGCAGCAGTCCTTCGGCGGCCACGTCGGCTTCCTCACCGGGTGGGCGCTCATGCTCGACTACCTGCTGCTGCCGATGATCAACTTCCTGCTGATCGGGATCTACCTGCACGGTCAGTACCCGAGCATCCCGCAGTGGATCTTCGTGCTCGCCTCGCTCGTGCTCTCGCTGGCCTGCAACGTCCTCGGCGTCACCCTCATCAACCGGCTCAGCTGGGTGGTGGTCGGCGTCTCGGTGCTGCTGGTGCTGGTCTTCGCGGTGCTCGCCGTCGTGCACGTGGCACGGCACCCCGACGCGTCGCGGCCCGGCTTCTTCTCCCCGCTGCTGCCCGGCTCGGGCGGGGTCGGCTCGGTCTTCTCGGGCGCGGCGGTGCTGGCGCTGAGCTTCCTGGGCTTCGACGCCGTCTCCACGATGTCGGAGGAGAGCAAGAACCCCAAGCGGGACATCCCACGGGCGATCGTGTGGACCACCGTGCTCGGCGGTGCCCTCTTCCTGGTCGTGAGCTGGATCGGCGCGTTCGTGATCCCGGACTGGCACGGCTTCGCCGACCTCGACAACGCCGGCGTGGACCTGATGGTGAAGGTCGGCGGCTCGTTCTTCTCCACGATCTTCGTGTGGGTGTACGTCGTGGGCGCGTTCGGCTCCGGCATGACGACGCAGGTCAGCGTCTCGCGGATCATCTTCGCGATGGGTCGCGACGGCATCCTCCCGCGGATCTTCGGGCGGCTGCACGAGCGCTACCGCACGCCGTACGTCGCCGCGCTGTTCGTCTCCGCCGTCTCGTTGCTGGCGCTGGTGCTCTCGCTGTCGACAGCCGCCTCCACGATCAGCTTCGGTGCGCTGGCAGCGTTCTCGATGGTCAACCTGGCCGTGACCCGGTCCTTCCTGCGGGGCGGGACCGCCGGCCGCAGTGCGGGTGCCTGGGTGCGCGGCGTGGTGCTGCCCCTGATCGGCTTCGGCCTGACGGTGTGGCTGTGGACCTCGCTGTCGCGGCACACGCTGACACTGGGGCTGATCTGGCTGGCCATCGGCGCCGCCTACCTGGCCGCGTCGACGGGGATGTTCCGGCGGCAGCCGCCGGTCCTGGACTTCAGCGAGTCGGTGGCGGAGGCCTGAGCCTGCTGGCGTGACGACGCCCGGAGGTGACACGGTGTCCGCGCGGCACCGTGTCACCCCGCGCGTCAGCCGCCCAGCTCGGTCAGCACCTCGTCCAGCGCATCGCAGACGAAGTCGACGCTGCGCTGGGTGATGACCAGCGGCGGCTTGATCTTCAGCACGTTCTTGAAGTCACCGGTCGGCTGCACGATGCACCCGCGCCACAGCAGCTCCTCGCAGACCCGGTCCGCCAGGGCGCCGTCGGGCGTGAACGCCGCTCGGTCCGAGACCAGCTCGACGCCCAGGTAGAGCCCCATGCCGTGCACCGCGCCCATCGAGGGGTGCCGCTCCGCGAGGGCCAGCAGCCGCTCGCGGAAGTGGCCGCCGACCACCCGGGCGTTGTCCTGCAGCCCCTCGTCGCGGACCACGTCGAGCACCGTCAGCCCGATCCGTGCGCTGACCGGGCTGCCGCCCGCGGAGGAGAAGAAGCTGCCCTCGGCCGCGAACGCCTCGGCGATCGCCCGCGTCGTCAGCACGGCGCCGAGCGGCTGGCCGTTGCCCATCGCCTTGGCGATCGTGATGATGTCCGGCACCGCACCCTGCTGCTCGAAGCCCCAGAAGTGGTCGCCGAGCCGGCCGTAGCCGACCTGCACCTCGTCGGAGATGCACAGGCCGCCCAGCGCGCGCACCCGGTCGTAGACGCCCGCGACGTACCCCTGGGGCAGGAGCACGCCACCGCCGTTGCCGAAGATCGGCTCCAGGATCACGCCGGCCAGCTCCTGGCGGCCGGCGGCGCCGAGGGCGTCGAGCTGGGCGTCCAGATCCGCCAGGTAGGCAGCCGCGGAGTCCGGACCGCGGTGCGTGCCGCGGACGGGGTTGGGAGCATCCATCAGCTCGACCCAGGCGGGCCGGCTCTCCAGCGCCCGCGGGTTGTCGCCGAGCGAGGTCGACACGGCGTCGGAGCCGATGGTCCAACCGTGATACGCCTCGCGCGCCGCCAGGATCCGCGGTCGCGCCGTGGCCGTCTGGGCCAGCCGCAGCGCGAGGTCCACCGCCTCGCTGCCGCTGTTGACGAGGAAGACGTGGTCGAGGCCG from Nocardioides sp. BP30 encodes:
- a CDS encoding amidohydrolase; this translates as MPVLVFLNGSLICDLGSDRAPYTSPGPVLVVDDDRVLALGERATGAVDLADPDVRIVDLAGGVLAPALADGHAHLPQGGLEWLGPQIRAARSVADIVAAVGAWADEHPEQEWIYGASYDATLAAGGLFDARWLDEVCPDRPVVLQAWDYHTVWVNSEALRRAGIDADTPEPELGRIVRREDGSPLGILQEPGAVDLVSAVAPGRSHEEVVEAIRRATRHYAGLGLGWAQDAWVEHDDLEAYLDAARRGLLAIRVNLAQRADPRGWRDQLDSFAEGRDRVRALGHPLLTADTVKVFVDGIVENHTAAMLAEYADRPGDRGLPNWTRADLLETAIAFDALGFQLHFHAIGDAANRLALDVFETVQERNGPRDRRPVIAHAHVLDPSDVPRFAALGVVPDFQPLWARCDGVMRDLTMPHLGEERSRWQYAIRSVLDAGAAVSFGSDWPVTGADWRAGAATAVARRTPGRPEEDSWLPEQRIGLAEALAAYTTGVAHQAFAEGRRGVLAQGYDADLVWLDADPRQADPDSLVDVQVLGTWVAGRERFRQ
- a CDS encoding APC family permease; this translates as MTATDAAGATGLRRALGPGALILFGLTYLAPVTVFTTYGIVTQQTDNHLPSAYLVALVAMLFTALSYGRMARLYPVSGSAYTYSQQSFGGHVGFLTGWALMLDYLLLPMINFLLIGIYLHGQYPSIPQWIFVLASLVLSLACNVLGVTLINRLSWVVVGVSVLLVLVFAVLAVVHVARHPDASRPGFFSPLLPGSGGVGSVFSGAAVLALSFLGFDAVSTMSEESKNPKRDIPRAIVWTTVLGGALFLVVSWIGAFVIPDWHGFADLDNAGVDLMVKVGGSFFSTIFVWVYVVGAFGSGMTTQVSVSRIIFAMGRDGILPRIFGRLHERYRTPYVAALFVSAVSLLALVLSLSTAASTISFGALAAFSMVNLAVTRSFLRGGTAGRSAGAWVRGVVLPLIGFGLTVWLWTSLSRHTLTLGLIWLAIGAAYLAASTGMFRRQPPVLDFSESVAEA